The Candidatus Dadabacteria bacterium sequence TCCCTATGTTGGTGATACTTTCGTGGAAGCCGTCGGGAAGCCTGATGTAGGTGGCGTAAACCCCCGGCTTGGGAAGAATCTCCCATTTGGTCTCAATGTTAATCGTAGGAAAACCCAGTTTTCTGCCTCTTCTCTCACCTTCCACTACGACGCCCTCTATGTAGTAATCGTAACCGAAAAACCGGTTCGCCTCGCTGATTTCCCCGTCTTTTACAAGGTTCCTTATAGCGCTGCTGCTTACCACCTGATCATCTACCCGAGCCACTTCTGCAACTACCGTATTAAAGCCATAGGTTTCTCCCATGGAACGGAGGAGATCGACATTCCCCTTTCTTTTGTGTCCGAAAGAAAATCCCGGACCCACTACTATGTCCTTTATCCTGAGACGCTCAAGGAGGATATCTTTTATGAAATTCTCCGCGCTTACCTTTGAGAGCTCACGGGTGAAGTTAAGACAGATAACCGCATCAATCCCAGTAGCCTCAAGCATCTCGAACCTCCACCCTAACGGGAAGATGAGAGAAAGTTCCTTTCTGCCGAGAACTTTCTGCGGATGGGGATTGAATGTAATTACGCAGGAACGTGTTGAATTTTCCCGCGAACGGAGTTTTGCAGCCTCTATTATCTCTTTGTGTCCGAGATGAATGCCGTCAAAATTTCCAATGCCCGCCGAGGTCTCGAAATCCAGAGGCTGCTTGGGATCAACAATAATCTTCATGTTTTCCGAAAACCGATACCGTAAAAAACAAATACCCGCCGGAGGCGGGGAAGGAAAGAATGCAATATTAGCATCTAATGCTTACTAGATTACATTCAGTTTTGCCAATTTTCAAAAGGAACTTATCTATTCTTTCTTGATCTAATTTAGGGGAATGAAAAAATTCTTCCTAGTTAATAAAAGCATTGTCTTTGTATGGTTACTAACCGAGAAACTATTCCGTTAAGCTGGATGCAACTTTCTCTACCTCTTCCAGAAAGACGGCATAAGTAGCACCAGAACCGTGTAGAGTTCAAGTCTTCCTATGATCATTGCCAGCGATAAAATGATTTTCGTAGGCGACCCAAGGTGGGCATAATGATTTGCCGGACCAACCTCATCAAAAGCAGGGCCAACGTTGGTTATGGAAGCAGCCGCAGCCGAGACGGCAGATTCCAAAGATATGTCCTCAAGCATAAGAACCACAAAAGCAATGAAGCCGCAAAGAAGAATGTAAAGGATAAAGAAGCTTGTTATGCTTGCGACCGCCTTCTCGTTTATTGTCTTTCCCCCTATGGTTATTGGAGAAACCACATTCGGATAAACGAGTCTTCGTATCTCTCTATGTGCTTTTTTGAAAAGCACCATAATTCTCAGCCCCTTTACCGACCCGGAAGTCGACCCCGCGCACGCGCCGAAGAACATCAGCATGAAAATCACCCATTTCACGAAAGCCGGCCATGCGTCAAAATCCGTGGTGGTAAATCCGGTTGTGGTGATAATTGAAACCACCTGGAAAGAAGCGTAGCGCAGGGACTCGGAGAAGGTTCCGTAAACACCGGTCTGGATGAGCTCTAGAGCAATGAACATCGTCGCGGCAATTACAAAGAAGAGATAGAACCGAAACTCGGAGTTCCTCAGAAGCTTCCCCGGTCTCCCGGTAAAAAAGTAGAAATGAAGTAGGAAGCTAGTTCCGCCTAGGAACATGAAAAGCGTAATCAGCCCTTGTATGTAGCCGCTGTCATAAGCCCCTATGCTTGCATCCCTACAGGAAAAACCCCCGGTCGAGAGGGTGCTGAAAGAATGCGTCAGAGCTTCGAAAAAACTCATTCCGCCGAAAATGAGAAGCACCGTCAACACGGCAGTAAGGGCAATGTATACAATCCAGAGTTTCTTGGCCGTCTCGGCTATTTTGGGAGCGAACTTCTCAGTAGTCGGTCCCGTGGTCTCAAGCCCCATTAGCTGCGCCCCGCCGACAAAAAGTCTGGGGAAAATCGCGATTCCCAGAACTATTATTCCCATGCCGCCAAGCCACTGAGTAAAGTTCCTCCAGAAAAGAATTCCCTTGGGAAGCCACTCAATGGACACAAGCGCGGTGGCTCCTGTGGTTGTAAAACCCGCGGTCGATTCGAAAAGCGCGTCGACCGGGCTGGCGAACACCCCGTAAACATAATAAGGAATGGCGCCGAAAATGCTTGCAAAAATCCAGCAAAGCGCCGCAATCAAAAAACCTTCTCTTCTTCGTATTTCAGTCGGAGTTTCAGGAATGCGGCAAATAACCATAAGCGCAAGACCAGCAAGTGATGTTATAAGCGCTGAGATCAGGAAAGCAGAGAGATCGTCCTCCGGGTAAAAAAGCGTGCAGACAGCCGGCACGAGCATCAGCAGCCCGAGATACATCACGAACTTTCCCGTGATCTGAAAACAGAACCTAACGTTCACGAAACCAGTATCTCTTCAACCTTTTGCACGGCGGTCGGCAGGAAGAACACCACCAGACGGTCCCCGACCTGCGCGGCGAAATCCCCGCCGGGGAATATCGGCTTCCCGTCCCTTATGCAAACGCCTATGACCGAATCGTGCGGCATTTTGCACTCAGAAAGGGGTATCCCGAGAATCTTAGTATGCTCGGTTACATCAAACTCGAGAATCTCTCCCGCTCCCTCGTAAAGAAGCGCTATGTTAGCCTCTCCACCGAGATGAAGCGAGTTCAGGATACCATTCGCCACAGCCATGTTCGCGCTTATGGCCCTGTCGATACCGATAGCTTCGAGCACTTCCACGTAATCGGGATTCGAATAAAGTACGGTGCATCGATCAATGCCGAGATTTTTCGCGAGAAGCGCGCTGAGAACATTGTTTTCATCGTCGCCGGTAAGCGCAAGCAGGTAATCGCTTTTTTCAACTCCGGCTTCTTTAAGTATCTCGAGATCGGTTCCGTCACCTTCAAATACCATCACTCCGACAAGCTCCTCGGCCGCAGCCCTGGCCCTTTCATGATCGCTCTCAATGAGTCTTACGGAAAGTCCATTAGCGTGAAGTGCGGAAGCCACTTCGCACCCCACCCTGCCCGCGCCGACTATGATAACGGAGTGGACCTTCTGGATTTTCAGGTTAAAAAGCTTTTTAAGCTTCTCAAGTGCCGAAGGAACCCCAAGAGCAAATACAAAATCTCCCGGGCGAAGTTCCGTATCTCCCCGCGGAATAGTTATCTTGTGATCCCTCTGCAACCCGACGAAAGTCCAGTTCCTTGGACTGCTAACGAAATTTTTCAGCTTCTCGTTTATTATGGGCACCCCTTCATCCACCCGGAGTTTGAGAAGCTCTATCTGTCCGCTTGCGAAAAACTCCACCCTCCCCGCGAAAGGAGCGCTTATAAGCGCGCTTATCTTCTCCGAGATTATACTGCTTGAGCTTATTAGCGAGATGTTCGAGTCTTCTATGACTCTCTGGTACTCGGCATACTTCGCGTTTTTTACCTCGGCAACGATCTTCTTGACCCCCGAGGCATGGGCGATAAACGAGGCAAGTATATTCGTTCTGTAATCTCCGGTAACCGCAAGAACTACATCGGCCTTTTCTATCTCCGCCTGTCTCAGGACAGCGGGATCGTCCCCGGTTCCCTCAATTGCCAAGACATCCTGGGTTTCCTTGGCCTTGGCTATGAGTTCCGCGTCTTTCTCAATAACCACAACTTCCTGGCTCTTGGAAAGCTCCTTTGAGAGGAAATTTCCAACCTGCCCCAGACCTATTATCAGAATTCTCCGCATAGCAGCAAATTAACCCCGCGCACGCTCCACCAAGACGCCACCTGAGAGCTGGAACAGCCTTATCCCGAAAACAACCACTAACAGCAAGGCCACAAGCTGCGCCTGGGAAAGACCCCCTATAAAGCTCGGAGTAGTCTCCCTTATAAACTCGATCAGAAATCTTTGGGTGCCGAGAATCACGAACCCCACTGCCGAGACAAAACCCGTGGGATGGTTTTGGGTTCTGATTTTCCAGAGAAAGGCAAAAAGCAAGGCCATAAACAAGGTATCGTAGATCTGCGTGGGATGGACACTGACGACTCTCTCGGAAAAAGAAACTGCCCAAGGCAAGGAGCACACGGTTCCGTAATCGCAGCCGTTGAGAAAACATCCTATCCTTCCGACCCCGTGACCAAGGATAAGTGCGGGGCATACTATATCGAGAAGCACTTGGAAATCCGTTTTTTTAAGGCTTGAAACAATCCACAGGGCACAAAATACCCCGACCAGACCTCCTACCGAAGCGTACCCCGAGGCGAAATAGCGCGCCGGGTTAGCAAGAAATTCGGTCAAAGTGACGTTCTGGTAAAGAAAAAGGATCTTGGCTCCCACAAGCCCGGCGATAAAGCACGCAAGCAGGAGAGTAGAAGGAAGTGTCGGGTCCATTTTCCTGCGGCTTACATCCGCGGAAACCACCCAGTAACCAACCAGATATGCGAGCGCGAGAAATACCGAATACGAATAGATGACCAGACCTCCGCCGAGATCTAAGAGTACCGGATACATATGGTGTCTCCCTGGATTACTCTTCTTTCAGAAGAGAATCCAAGTTTAGCAGGGGTACAGCGTCGCCACCCGAGAATCTGGGAAGGGTGCCGTCCCACTTCTCCGCTATTCGAAGTTGAATAATCTGCGGGTTGTTCCGAAGCGCCTTGGCTTCTCTCTCGATCGCCGCGGCTCTTGCCTTGGAAGCCACTTCTATCTCGAAAGCCTGGGCGCTTGCGGCGAGCTTTTTCTCCTCCGCGGCGGCTTCAGCCTGAGTTACTCTTCTTATTTTCTCGTTTTTGGCCTGAAGCGCTTCCTGCTCCGCCTTTACCTTGAGTTCAATCGCCTTGTTGAACTCATCCGAGAAATCAAAGTCCGTTATGGCGATGTTGGCTATTCTAAGAGCATTGGGAGAAATCCCCTTCTCGTCCAGAGTAATTGATATGAAATTGTTTATGGCCTCCTGTATCTCGACTTTTACCTCGGCCCTCTTGGTAACCAACTGCTCGGCGGTGTACTTGGCCGTAATGGCCTTTACGGATTCCTGTATCGCGGGTTCTATGAGCGTCAGCGACACAGTATTTCTTTTCCCTATCTTCTGAAATATAACGGGAGCAAGTTCTCCCGTAATGGAATACTGGAGAGTAACTTGAGTCTGTACCGTCTGAAGATCCTTGGAAGCAGAAACAGCCTTGGCACTCGCCGCGGTAAGACGGATATCGATCTGTTCAACCTTATCCATGAAAGGTTTTTTCATATGGAATCCTTCGGGAAGCGCCTTGGGCTGGACGGCGCCAAGGGTCCGCACGACACCAACATGTCCGCTTTCCACTATCACGAAAACCCCCGTCACCAGAAAAAACAGCAGGATAAAAATTATCGGGTAAAAAATATTAAGTTTGGGCAACTGCCGCCTAACTCTCATAAACATACCTCCGTTATATGCTACGTGCTCATAACATTATAACAACAGTTATCCGAAAACATAGACCCATAAAAAAGTCTGGATCCTGAGGTTCACTGGAGAGCCTCCCTTGCATCTTTTATGAAAAGGCGGGGCTCCCTCTCCCCGCTTCGGACATTAAAGCGCAGAGAAAAGACCAGGTCCATTTTTTCGGGGAGGCGTTTTTGGGAAGCGTAAAACCAGATGCAGCTGAACACAGGACCGTTTTTTTTCACTCTGAACATGACATGCTGGTTCTTAAGCAGGTTCTGACTCACCACAGAAACGGCCTTCGAGAGAAAAAGGGGTTCGGGATTTCCCTCTCCGAAAGGCGATAGGCTTTCAATCTCAGAAACAAGGGTGTCATCTATGGAAGCAAGGCTTATTTCTGAGTCTATATTAAGCTTGCTCTCAGGTTTCTGGCCGCTTTTTTCAAGTTCTTCTAAAAATCGCTCCCTGAAAAGATCGACCTTCTCCTCAAGAATCGTCACTCCTGCCGCGTAGGCGTGTCCGCCGAACTCAACGAGAAGATCTCTGCACTTTGAGAGAACGGAAAATATGTTGATTCCTCCGAAGGACCTCCCGCTTCCTCTGCCCACGCCCTTTTCGTCTACCGAGATGAGAAAAGCGGGTTTTCCGTAAGATCCGGCCAAGGAAGAAGCCACGATACCTACGACTCCCCTGTGCCATTCGCGAGACGAAAGAACAAGGGAATTGCTATTTGAGTACTCGGGAACCGACTCAACCATCCGGGTCGCGTCGTTCAGTATTCTTTCTTCAATACCGCGACGCTCGGAGTTGCGTTTGTCAAGAAATTCCGCGAGCAAGAAAGCGTCCTCTTCGCTGTCGGCAAGAAGAAGCTCAACCGCCTTGTCCGCGGAATCAAGCCTCCCCACCGCATTTATCCTGGGACCGAGACGAAAGCCGAGATCAAATACCTCTATGCCGTCGCTTATGCCGCTTACCTCTTTAAGGGCCCACAGGCCCAGACGCTTGGGACTCCGCATTCTTTTAAGACCTTCTTTCAGCATGACTCTGTTCACATTCCCCACCGGTACGCGGTCAGAGACGGTCCCAAGCGAAACAAGATCTAGAAAATCTCCCATGTTAGGTTCCTCGACGGTCTCGAAGAATCCATCCTCCCTCAGGGTTCTTCTAAGGGCCAGAGCGAGGTTAAACGCTACTCCGACGCCCGAAACCTCTTTTCCCGGGTACCTGCAGTCCGCCTGACGGGGATTGAGAACGGCGACAGCCTCGGGCAACTGGCCACAGAAGTTGTGATGATCCGTAACTATGAAATCCATTCCCAGCGCGCGCGCCTGCGCCACTTCATCCACCGCCGTGATTCCGCAGTCAACCGAGATTACGAGGTTTACCTGCCTCTCCTTAAGATCGCGAAGCGCCTTGGAGTTCACTCCGTAACCCTCTTTGAACCTGTCGGGAATATAGTAGGTAACGTCGCAGCCGAGGGCTCTCAGAAAACCCGTCAGAAGAGAGGTAGCCGTGACGCCGTCAACATCGTAGTCTCCGTAAACGGCGATTTTTTCCTTTTCGTAAACGCACCTGCAAAGGCGCGCCACCGCCTCCTCCATGCCTTTCATCAGGAAGGGGGAAGGCAGGTCCGAGAGGGACGCGGAAAGAAACGCCTCGGCGTCTTGAGCGGAATTTATTCCCCTATTTACCAGAAGTCCCGCGGTTATCGGCAGGATGCCGAGCTTTGCCGAAATCCTCTCAACCGGCCCCTTAGCCGGTTTTGCCACTACCCATTTTCTTTTATTCATAAGAATTCCGCGGAGAAGAGTTCAGGAAGAGACGCTTTCTTTTCTCAGGTGCTCAGCCAGTCCCAAAAGCCCGAGGTAATAACTGTGCGCCCCGAAACCCGATACCACGCCGAGCGATACTCCCGAGACAAACGATTTCTGCCTGAAGTCCTCCCTTTTGTATATGTTGGAAATATGAACTTCCACAACAGGCATTCCGGTTGAGAGTATGGCGTCCCTTATGGCTACACTTGTATGTGTATAGGCACCGGGGTTTATGACTATTCCGTCGAACTTCCCGTAGGCATCCTGTATGGCGGTGACTATCTCCCCCTCTGAATTCGACTGGAAGAAGCAAAGTCCGACATCTCCGCCCACAGAATCGGTTTTCGAAGAAAGAAAAGATTCAATCTCAGAGAGGGTAAGACTTCCGTAAATCTCAGGTTCCCTCTTGCCCAGCATATTGAGATTCGGACCATTTACGACAAGGATTTCCATGGGACAAAATACCGAGAGTAATGATAATTAAAAGGCTGAGAAAAACCAAGCGAGGTCGCCATTCAGTCTTGCTCAATTGAGAAGAAAATGCCTGTTTGCAGGGGACGTTACCGCAAGGCGGGAACCTTTCCCGGGATGTTCATCCTTGTATGCCCTTACTCGATAACAAAAACGTCATCGCCGATTTCTTCTCCGATTTCCGTGTTCCTGCGGATAATGTCGGCAAGCTTCGTTTCCCGCACTTCTTTTAGTTCCTCCGGCGACAAAGTGCGCTGGTACCAGAAACGGTCGCCATCGCGCAATACCCTGAACTGGTGGGATATGATCGTGTGAAAAAGCTCGCCGAGCATGGATTTACCATAACGATCTTCGACAATTCCCGCACTCCAGATATCCATGTTGTCCGTATTGTCCGTACCATCTTCACTGGTTCCATAGGCCTCGCGAAGCCTTCTCTCTACATCCGGGTCGGAAGTTATGTAGGAGAAACTTTCCTTCCGCTCAAGTCCAAGCTCTTCACGCATGTCGTTGTAGCTCGGCAGCCCGTGATCCCTGCCGCGGTGAATGTTGAGGGTTACAAGATCAAGACCCTGAAGCGACGGTGCTCCAGTCGGGAATATGTCTATGAACAGGAAGTTTCGGACGTCATCAACGATGAAAGCATCCACTCTCTGGTGCTTGCTGGTAGCAAAACCTCTGAGTATCGAGTCGATACCCTCGTCCTCAACTATCTCCGGTTTGAAAAAAGCATCTTTCAGTGCCACCGCCCGGGTCTCATTGCCCTGTGCGTCGACAAGTGGAATTTCCGGATCAAGGAAAGTGTGCCCTACCCGGAAGGCGGCGGAGGTGAATACATTCGCAATGCCTGAGGGAGTTGAATCATCATAACCAGAGTAAGGAGGGAGAGCGTCGGGTCCCAGCAGTCGGGGCAGAAATTCATTATAGGTAATCGCCTGTATTTGGGCTCCGATTATCCGTCTTGTTCGCTGGTAGATTTCCTCACCGGACAAATCGGGGTTCTGCGAGGCAATTTCTTCGGCAAACCTGTTATGCTCACGCATGAAAAGCGTCTGGATTGAGAGAATACCTATATTCTCGTTAGCCCGTTCATCCCCTGCAAGGAAAAAAGTTGAGAACTGGAAACGAGAGTTGCGGAACTGCTGCTCATTATAGGGCAGAAAGTTCCCGTCGGATGTCTTGAGCTTGCCAGTTCCATCGTTTGTCCGTAACGCGTTCGCACGTATCGTATCGGAGCCGTAAACGGTCGACGCGTCAATCCATCCTGTGACTGCATTTATTTGCTGGCGAGGATTATCGATTGCCGTGCCTGTATCAGGATCATGTACGGAGCGATTGAAAAATATTTCAGCCGTGCCCGTTCCCTGTGGATCAAAGATTTCGTCGCCATTGGGAATCTTAATGTTGGCCGGGTCGTTTCTGAAATCATCTGTAAAAGTGACATCATGGTCAATGAACTGCCCCCACAGCCACATGAAATTGGTTGTTGAGTCCGGATTGGAAATCAGTTCTTCCTGAGAGTGTACAATGTTGCTGATGTTTCTGGGATTGGGGCGGCGCGGTCCTGCAAAAGAACTTATTCCGTCAGCGTAGGCGGGCCGGGCAAGGCGAACGAATTGAGCGCCAGCCTTATTCATCTGCGGACTTCTTAGATTGTTGCCACTTCCATCAATAGTTCTGTATTCGGTCCTTCCGGATTCATTCCCGTTCCCGCCTGACCCGCAGGAACTCATCGGCACGGCGAAAAGAGCGCAAAGCAATAAAATACTGAGCAAATTCAGATGCTGCGGAGACAGAAAAGACCAATTCATCTCAGCAGGCATTTCCATGATTTTTCCTATGCTGCGCACCCCGTCTGCCTGCCAGAAAAATCAGGAGCAGCACAAAAAACGTCAGAGCGAACTCAGGGATACCGTTGTTGAGTCCGCTGCCCGAAGCAACAAAGCATCCTCCACCGCTTTCCCCTTGGGCAGGTTCACTTCTCTGTACCGGCACCGGTTCACTTGTCAAGAGGGTTACAATTCCAACGCAGTTATCGCTATCGCTGTCCGTAAAATCTATACTTCCAAGCCACTGCTCAAATCCTTCGTCTTGGGGAATACACAAATCGGTCCCGCTTATGTCAAGAAACTCAAGCCTACCATTCATAACAGACAGCGGAATTTCTCCACTCAAATCTGGATTGTCCGACAGATCAAGCTCCTCAAGAACCGAAAGGGCCCATATCGCTTCCGTGGTATATCCTCTTAACCCAACCCCTGACAGATCAAGTCCGCTTATCCTGTCGTTTCCATTTACTTCAACCTCACTCCAGCCTGAATAATCGAAAACCGCATCGTCTTCTGTAAACCAGTCCGTAAGCACGGAAACTCCGTTAACCTCTTTTATCTTTCTAAGCGCCGCTCTGTCCACTTTTTTTCCGAGTTCGTCGGGAATCGTTCCCCATAAGTCTCCCTTGTTGCCCCATAAAGCAAGTTCTTCAAGTGATTCAAGGGCTCTAAGCTGTGCCACGGGAATAGCTCCCTCAAGCTTGTTATTGTTCATGTAGAGAACCTTAAGCTTCCCAAGCTCCCCTATATCCCCGTTGATCCCTCCCTCAAGGTTGTTGTCTTCAAGTATAAGCCCCGTTACCCTGCCCTCCAAGTCAGCAATAACTCCGTACCAAGTGGTAACTGGCGCCCCGGTGACCCAGTTGTCCTGCCGGGTCCATCTTCCTCCCCCGGCCACGTTGTATATAGCCACAAGTATCCTGCGGTCCAGACTTGGCTCATCGTCGGAATCACCGGTATCAGGAACAGTTGGCGGCGGGCTGTCATTATCAGTTGCAGGCAGATCGTCATCATTGTCTTTGACAGTAACAGAGGCACTATAATAGATTGGAGACACTGAGTAACTCTGCCCACTGCTTGTCACTGTCACCTTGATAACCCCGTCCGGTTCGTCCGTACTGTCATCCATAGTCCTTATGGTGAGGCTGCCTGTGCCCCCGGTGCCGATAGTCACACTCCGTGATCCTGTCTGCCCGCTTCGTGCGAAACTTCCGGACTCTCCAACACTGACCTTTACGGTAATGCTGGCTGTCGGCGCAGGGCTTGCATTCAGAGTGAAAGTTGCCGTTCCTCCCTCCGTTACGGCGGAACCGCCTGAAATGCTTACAGTCGGTACGTCATTATCTTTGACCCTAACGGATGCGGAACCTGGAGATCCCACGCTGTAGCCGTTTCCACCTGCAAGCGTTGCCGTGATGCTGCCGTTCGGCTCGTTCCTGTTGTCGTTCTCCGTCGTTACGGTAAGACTTGCCCTGCCCCCGGTGCCGATAGTCACACTCCGTGATCCTGTCTGCCCGCTTCGTGCGAAACTTCCGGACTCTCCAACACTGACCTTTACGGTAATGCTGGCTGTCGGCGCAGGGCTTGCATTCAGAGTGAAAGTTGCCGTTCCTCCCTCCGTTACGGGGGAGCCGCCTGAAATGCTTACCGAAGGCAAGCTAGGCGTTGGAGGCTTAGGCGGCGGTGCCGTCACATCCTCGGATTCAATAACAACATCAAAGCTTTTGCTGCTTGAGTGCGGGTCCGCTCCGCCTCCCACATTCGTACGCAGACTGCTATGATCAAAACCGTTGGTTCCGCTGCCGTCAGGACCCAGCGCCACGGTCAGCGTTTCGTCATTTTCAGTGTGAGCATCATCGCTCGGAGTCAGAATCAGGGTGGCGGTACTTGCACCCGCACCTTGGAAAATCACTGTCGGCGTTAATGTGTTGGCCCCCGCAAGGGTGACGCCCGTGTTAAGATCTCCGCCGCTTTTTTTGGACAGGCTCTCAAGATCGTCCGTGGTGACGCCAGATCCGGACAGTACCAGCGGTACGTCAATGCGCTCGCCCGCAACCAGATCACGGCCTAAGGTCACCGTAAACTCGGCGTTCTCCTTTGTCCCCGCACCGCCTTCGGCTATGGCCCCGGTATCGCTGCGTGCCAGACTCACCACCGTGGCGTCGTTGTCGTTAATTGTGATTTTGACCCGATTCCCGGTTCCGGCGGTGATACCCGCAGGAAGAGGACTGCCAAGCTCCAAAACCACCGTCTCAGTCGGCTCGTCATTGCTGTCATCAGTTACTTTAAACGTTGCTGTGCCGCTTTTGGTGTTGCTTTCAATGCTGACTGAGTTTGCTACCGTATAATCTCCCGACTGTGCTGTGGTTTGGCTGCTGTTTGTCCGTATTGGAATACTCAGTGCGCTGCTCGAGGTGTTACTGTTTCCCAGCGTGGCGGTGATGGTAATCGGCCCGCCCCCTTCGGTCTGGTTGACTGCCCCGGTTTGCTGTCCACCCTGTGCGCGGATATTCAGGTTCACCGGATTGATCAGTTCGAATTTCATCCTTGCCACAGGAGCGGTCGCACCTGAAAATTTGCCCTTCCCCTTAATGCTGGTGATTACCTGGTAAGGGTCGGATGGGAGATTGTTCAGAGTATATTCAGTCCCTTGCTCCGTGCCCGCGTCGTAGGGATAAAGATCCACCGTTCTGGAGGGAATGTAGTTCCCCTGGCTGTCAAGAAGAGAATAACTCGAGAGTCCTACGAACCAGTCCGGAGAGAGATCAAGCATAGTTAAACCAGTAAACAGGGGCGCTTCCTTGCATACTTTGATTTGTATGCTGAGTGTTTCCTCCCCGCCGGGATAACGACCTGGCGGAAAGGAACCCCACAGCGCCATGTTGCCGCCTGTAAAAGCGTCAATGAATTCATTAGTAAGGGCAAAGGTTTCGCCTTCTTCAGCCACAGCTTCCACAGCCAAGCTTGCCATGGATCCCGGGTTCCAGAATTTCACCTGGCTGCTATGCGTGCCCCAGACCACCTGAGTGAATCGCACATGAGGGCTTGGAAGACTCACTGGTGAGCTTTTTTTATTGAAATTGCCCTGGAAAGTGAATTT is a genomic window containing:
- a CDS encoding TrkH family potassium uptake protein → MNVRFCFQITGKFVMYLGLLMLVPAVCTLFYPEDDLSAFLISALITSLAGLALMVICRIPETPTEIRRREGFLIAALCWIFASIFGAIPYYVYGVFASPVDALFESTAGFTTTGATALVSIEWLPKGILFWRNFTQWLGGMGIIVLGIAIFPRLFVGGAQLMGLETTGPTTEKFAPKIAETAKKLWIVYIALTAVLTVLLIFGGMSFFEALTHSFSTLSTGGFSCRDASIGAYDSGYIQGLITLFMFLGGTSFLLHFYFFTGRPGKLLRNSEFRFYLFFVIAATMFIALELIQTGVYGTFSESLRYASFQVVSIITTTGFTTTDFDAWPAFVKWVIFMLMFFGACAGSTSGSVKGLRIMVLFKKAHREIRRLVYPNVVSPITIGGKTINEKAVASITSFFILYILLCGFIAFVVLMLEDISLESAVSAAAASITNVGPAFDEVGPANHYAHLGSPTKIILSLAMIIGRLELYTVLVLLMPSFWKR
- the ribF gene encoding riboflavin biosynthesis protein RibF; the encoded protein is MKIIVDPKQPLDFETSAGIGNFDGIHLGHKEIIEAAKLRSRENSTRSCVITFNPHPQKVLGRKELSLIFPLGWRFEMLEATGIDAVICLNFTRELSKVSAENFIKDILLERLRIKDIVVGPGFSFGHKRKGNVDLLRSMGETYGFNTVVAEVARVDDQVVSSSAIRNLVKDGEISEANRFFGYDYYIEGVVVEGERRGRKLGFPTINIETKWEILPKPGVYATYIRLPDGFHESITNIG
- a CDS encoding prohibitin family protein encodes the protein MRVRRQLPKLNIFYPIIFILLFFLVTGVFVIVESGHVGVVRTLGAVQPKALPEGFHMKKPFMDKVEQIDIRLTAASAKAVSASKDLQTVQTQVTLQYSITGELAPVIFQKIGKRNTVSLTLIEPAIQESVKAITAKYTAEQLVTKRAEVKVEIQEAINNFISITLDEKGISPNALRIANIAITDFDFSDEFNKAIELKVKAEQEALQAKNEKIRRVTQAEAAAEEKKLAASAQAFEIEVASKARAAAIEREAKALRNNPQIIQLRIAEKWDGTLPRFSGGDAVPLLNLDSLLKEE
- the trkA gene encoding Trk system potassium transporter TrkA, with amino-acid sequence MRRILIIGLGQVGNFLSKELSKSQEVVVIEKDAELIAKAKETQDVLAIEGTGDDPAVLRQAEIEKADVVLAVTGDYRTNILASFIAHASGVKKIVAEVKNAKYAEYQRVIEDSNISLISSSSIISEKISALISAPFAGRVEFFASGQIELLKLRVDEGVPIINEKLKNFVSSPRNWTFVGLQRDHKITIPRGDTELRPGDFVFALGVPSALEKLKKLFNLKIQKVHSVIIVGAGRVGCEVASALHANGLSVRLIESDHERARAAAEELVGVMVFEGDGTDLEILKEAGVEKSDYLLALTGDDENNVLSALLAKNLGIDRCTVLYSNPDYVEVLEAIGIDRAISANMAVANGILNSLHLGGEANIALLYEGAGEILEFDVTEHTKILGIPLSECKMPHDSVIGVCIRDGKPIFPGGDFAAQVGDRLVVFFLPTAVQKVEEILVS
- the aroQ gene encoding type II 3-dehydroquinate dehydratase, whose product is MEILVVNGPNLNMLGKREPEIYGSLTLSEIESFLSSKTDSVGGDVGLCFFQSNSEGEIVTAIQDAYGKFDGIVINPGAYTHTSVAIRDAILSTGMPVVEVHISNIYKREDFRQKSFVSGVSLGVVSGFGAHSYYLGLLGLAEHLRKESVSS
- the recJ gene encoding single-stranded-DNA-specific exonuclease RecJ; protein product: MNKRKWVVAKPAKGPVERISAKLGILPITAGLLVNRGINSAQDAEAFLSASLSDLPSPFLMKGMEEAVARLCRCVYEKEKIAVYGDYDVDGVTATSLLTGFLRALGCDVTYYIPDRFKEGYGVNSKALRDLKERQVNLVISVDCGITAVDEVAQARALGMDFIVTDHHNFCGQLPEAVAVLNPRQADCRYPGKEVSGVGVAFNLALALRRTLREDGFFETVEEPNMGDFLDLVSLGTVSDRVPVGNVNRVMLKEGLKRMRSPKRLGLWALKEVSGISDGIEVFDLGFRLGPRINAVGRLDSADKAVELLLADSEEDAFLLAEFLDKRNSERRGIEERILNDATRMVESVPEYSNSNSLVLSSREWHRGVVGIVASSLAGSYGKPAFLISVDEKGVGRGSGRSFGGINIFSVLSKCRDLLVEFGGHAYAAGVTILEEKVDLFRERFLEELEKSGQKPESKLNIDSEISLASIDDTLVSEIESLSPFGEGNPEPLFLSKAVSVVSQNLLKNQHVMFRVKKNGPVFSCIWFYASQKRLPEKMDLVFSLRFNVRSGEREPRLFIKDAREALQ
- a CDS encoding prolipoprotein diacylglyceryl transferase; this translates as MYPVLLDLGGGLVIYSYSVFLALAYLVGYWVVSADVSRRKMDPTLPSTLLLACFIAGLVGAKILFLYQNVTLTEFLANPARYFASGYASVGGLVGVFCALWIVSSLKKTDFQVLLDIVCPALILGHGVGRIGCFLNGCDYGTVCSLPWAVSFSERVVSVHPTQIYDTLFMALLFAFLWKIRTQNHPTGFVSAVGFVILGTQRFLIEFIRETTPSFIGGLSQAQLVALLLVVVFGIRLFQLSGGVLVERARG